One Drosophila virilis strain 15010-1051.87 chromosome 5, Dvir_AGI_RSII-ME, whole genome shotgun sequence DNA window includes the following coding sequences:
- the LOC6626404 gene encoding uncharacterized protein isoform X2, with protein sequence MIPLQKRFRGRLSFTVVLLIANIVLSSYTQSGTFAATHSAGGTARTPAVNANSNSNLRLALPRTSASQINSGATAAASFKLAAKTLNSTRNGNLRTREQQLLSIFEIIITTLEGKLKRIDNLGRSVEDLMEHIESLENRVTNNVEKTEEALSKLSSLDSKLSNVVYIVPETGARPDSEMHKPITASSSTFQIDSRLVKLDQKVSDIDLKLEVLKTQIDNNFLQVDEFNAEASEKKPITMNVVEITKAMTAEVMTHVSAEVNQLRDSTENIDKKLQFHINIESENIGRMLRMINDIHDAVVDHHEQLNGFNVTTTAFPAIKSSKIDALVKQMRPMVSVSEKMDEVWDVVRQERAIGEIHQDLKTKTNLIINNLDMVEKRLKKQEDDVQILAQRPGPSELLGDPTIDRLVEYDPSRYSVIDESLTDLNEPTTTPSSTTQSSMKYNTSTAIYPTLGTPTSAMNSQSTSSSTNINNILGIMVNATPVTASSSSWNTTPTKSVVRKGGVIFPSVKNKPAVVNNTFTNDIITLKDVKGFSCVDILNAGMKQSGVFYLQIRGTTYWFLKVYCEQGISDGGWTVIQRRDDFGEPRENFNRDWADYKNGFGEPAKEFWLGNENIYMLTNNEDYALRVELEDFEGNKRFAQYSHFKIHSEADYYKLEIDGYEGNAGDSLNDPWYGSNNSPFSTYNKDNDRSSLNCASMLKGGWWWKSCGRGLNGLYLHDPQDLTARQGIVWFRWRGWDYTLKKATMMIRPRMPQPQTLGSVTAN encoded by the exons AtgatacccttgcagaaacGATTCAGGGGCCGGCTGTCTTTTACAGTCGTACTCTTGATCGCAAATATCGTACTATCGAGCTATACACAATCGGGCACATTCGCAGCCACTCACTCCGCTGGCGGTACGGCGCGCACCCCTGCGGTAAATGCGAATTCGAATTCGAATTTACGCCTAGCGCTGCCGCGAACTAGTGCTAGCCAAATAAATAGCGGGGCTACCGCTGCGGCAAGCTTTAAGCTTGCTGCAAAGACATTAAACTCGACGCGTAATGGAAACTTGCGAACGAG agAACAACAATTGCTGAGTATATTTGAGATAATTATCACAACGCTTGAGGGAAAATTGAAACGAATCGACAACCTGGGCAGATCAGTGGAGGATCTAATGGAGCACATAGAAAGTCTGGAGAATCGTGTTACCAACAATGTAGAAAAGACTGAAGAGGCGCTGTCGAAACTAAGTAGTCTCGATTCTAAGCTTTCAAATGTGGTTTACATTGTACCCGAAACGGGTGCTCGTCCAGACAGTGAAATGCATAAGCCTATAACCGCTAGCTCTTCCACGTTCCAAATCGATAGCCGGCTCGTGAAGTTGGATCAGAAAGTCAGCGACATTGACTTGAAGCTTGAAGTGCTGAAAACGCAAATAGACAACAACTTTTTGCAAGTAGATGAATTTAACGCAGAGGCAAGCGAGAAAAAGCCTATTACAATGAATGTTGTGGAAATTACGAAAGCAATGACAGCCGAAGTTATGACTCATGTGTCCGCCGAAGTCAACCAATTGCGCGATTCAACCGAAAACATTGACAAAAAATTGCAGTTCCATATAAATATTGAGTCGGAAAATATAGGCCGTATGCTGCGTATGATTAACGACATTCATGATGCTGTTGTCGATCATCACGAGCAATTAAACGGATTCAATGTCACAACAACGGCCTTTCCAGCCATTAAGTCTAGTAAAATTGATGCGCTTGTCAAGCAAATGCGTCCAATGGTTTCGGTTTCCGAAAAAATGGACGAAGTGTGGGACGTCGTG CGGCAAGAACGTGCAATTGGAGAAATACACCAGGacctaaaaacaaaaaccaatttgATAATCAACAATTTAGATATGGTTGAAAAACGATTAAAAAAGCAAGAGGATGATGTTCAAATACTTGCACAGCGACCAGGTCCCAGTGAACTTTTGGGAGATCCAACTATTGATCGTTTGGTGGAGTACGATCCAAGCAG GTACTCTGTTATTGATGAAAGCTTGACCGATTTAAATGAGCCAACCACAACGCCTTCATCAACGACACAATCTTCTATGAAATATAATACGTCAACAGCTATTTACCCAACATTGGGCACGCCTACTAGTGCTATGAACAGCCAATCTACTTCTTCCAGCACAAATATCAACAATATACTGGGCATTATGGTTAATGCAACACCAGTCACTGCATCTTCTTCTTCGTGGAATACAACACCGACAAAATCAGTTGTTCGGAAAGGCGGCGTTATCTTTCCAAGTGTCAAGAACAAACCAGCAGTAGTAAATAACACATTTACCAATGATATAATTACACTAAAGGATGTTAAG GGTTTCTCCTGTGTAGATATCTTAAATGCTGGCATGAAACAGTCTGGAGTATTTTACCTACAAATTCGTGGAACAACATATTGGTTCTTAAAGGTGTATTGTGAACAGGGTATCTCAGATGGTGGTTGGACG GTGATTCAACGGCGGGATGATTTTGGAGAGCCGCGTGAAAACTTCAATCGCGATTGGGCGGACTATAAAAATGGATTTGGTGAGCCTGCAAAAGAGTTTTGGTTAGGCaacgaaaatatttatatgctgaCAAATAATGAAGACTACGCATTGCGGGTAGAACTAGAGGATTTCGAAGGTAACAAGCG GTTTGCACAGTATTCGCATTTTAAAATACACTCGGAGGCAGATTATTATAAGCTGGAAATCGATGGATACGAAGGAAACGCTGGTGATTCATTAAATGATCCATGGTATGGCTCCAACAATAGCCCATTCTCAACATACAACAAAGATAATGATCGAAGCTCGCTCAACTGTGCAAGTATGCTAAAG GGCGGCTGGTGGTGGAAGTCATGTGGTCGTGGATTAAACGGACTTTATCTGCATGATCCTCAAGACTTGACTGCCCGACAGGGTATTGTATGGTTTCGTTGGCGGGGCTGGGACTACACTTTGAAAAAAGCAACTATGATGATACGACCTCGGATGCCCCAACCACAGACCCTGGGCTCAGTGACTGCAAATTAG
- the LOC6626404 gene encoding uncharacterized protein isoform X1, translating into MIPLQKRFRGRLSFTVVLLIANIVLSSYTQSGTFAATHSAGGTARTPAVNANSNSNLRLALPRTSASQINSGATAAASFKLAAKTLNSTRNGNLRTREQQLLSIFEIIITTLEGKLKRIDNLGRSVEDLMEHIESLENRVTNNVEKTEEALSKLSSLDSKLSNVVYIVPETGARPDSEMHKPITASSSTFQIDSRLVKLDQKVSDIDLKLEVLKTQIDNNFLQVDEFNAEASEKKPITMNVVEITKAMTAEVMTHVSAEVNQLRDSTENIDKKLQFHINIESENIGRMLRMINDIHDAVVDHHEQLNGFNVTTTAFPAIKSSKIDALVKQMRPMVSVSEKMDEVWDVVVGTKSSVDHLLPKSDALLTQTQRQERAIGEIHQDLKTKTNLIINNLDMVEKRLKKQEDDVQILAQRPGPSELLGDPTIDRLVEYDPSRYSVIDESLTDLNEPTTTPSSTTQSSMKYNTSTAIYPTLGTPTSAMNSQSTSSSTNINNILGIMVNATPVTASSSSWNTTPTKSVVRKGGVIFPSVKNKPAVVNNTFTNDIITLKDVKGFSCVDILNAGMKQSGVFYLQIRGTTYWFLKVYCEQGISDGGWTVIQRRDDFGEPRENFNRDWADYKNGFGEPAKEFWLGNENIYMLTNNEDYALRVELEDFEGNKRFAQYSHFKIHSEADYYKLEIDGYEGNAGDSLNDPWYGSNNSPFSTYNKDNDRSSLNCASMLKGGWWWKSCGRGLNGLYLHDPQDLTARQGIVWFRWRGWDYTLKKATMMIRPRMPQPQTLGSVTAN; encoded by the exons AtgatacccttgcagaaacGATTCAGGGGCCGGCTGTCTTTTACAGTCGTACTCTTGATCGCAAATATCGTACTATCGAGCTATACACAATCGGGCACATTCGCAGCCACTCACTCCGCTGGCGGTACGGCGCGCACCCCTGCGGTAAATGCGAATTCGAATTCGAATTTACGCCTAGCGCTGCCGCGAACTAGTGCTAGCCAAATAAATAGCGGGGCTACCGCTGCGGCAAGCTTTAAGCTTGCTGCAAAGACATTAAACTCGACGCGTAATGGAAACTTGCGAACGAG agAACAACAATTGCTGAGTATATTTGAGATAATTATCACAACGCTTGAGGGAAAATTGAAACGAATCGACAACCTGGGCAGATCAGTGGAGGATCTAATGGAGCACATAGAAAGTCTGGAGAATCGTGTTACCAACAATGTAGAAAAGACTGAAGAGGCGCTGTCGAAACTAAGTAGTCTCGATTCTAAGCTTTCAAATGTGGTTTACATTGTACCCGAAACGGGTGCTCGTCCAGACAGTGAAATGCATAAGCCTATAACCGCTAGCTCTTCCACGTTCCAAATCGATAGCCGGCTCGTGAAGTTGGATCAGAAAGTCAGCGACATTGACTTGAAGCTTGAAGTGCTGAAAACGCAAATAGACAACAACTTTTTGCAAGTAGATGAATTTAACGCAGAGGCAAGCGAGAAAAAGCCTATTACAATGAATGTTGTGGAAATTACGAAAGCAATGACAGCCGAAGTTATGACTCATGTGTCCGCCGAAGTCAACCAATTGCGCGATTCAACCGAAAACATTGACAAAAAATTGCAGTTCCATATAAATATTGAGTCGGAAAATATAGGCCGTATGCTGCGTATGATTAACGACATTCATGATGCTGTTGTCGATCATCACGAGCAATTAAACGGATTCAATGTCACAACAACGGCCTTTCCAGCCATTAAGTCTAGTAAAATTGATGCGCTTGTCAAGCAAATGCGTCCAATGGTTTCGGTTTCCGAAAAAATGGACGAAGTGTGGGACGTCGTGGTGGGTACTAAGTCTTCTGTTGATCATTTATTGCCTAAATCGGATGCACTTCTCACACAAACTCAGCGGCAAGAACGTGCAATTGGAGAAATACACCAGGacctaaaaacaaaaaccaatttgATAATCAACAATTTAGATATGGTTGAAAAACGATTAAAAAAGCAAGAGGATGATGTTCAAATACTTGCACAGCGACCAGGTCCCAGTGAACTTTTGGGAGATCCAACTATTGATCGTTTGGTGGAGTACGATCCAAGCAG GTACTCTGTTATTGATGAAAGCTTGACCGATTTAAATGAGCCAACCACAACGCCTTCATCAACGACACAATCTTCTATGAAATATAATACGTCAACAGCTATTTACCCAACATTGGGCACGCCTACTAGTGCTATGAACAGCCAATCTACTTCTTCCAGCACAAATATCAACAATATACTGGGCATTATGGTTAATGCAACACCAGTCACTGCATCTTCTTCTTCGTGGAATACAACACCGACAAAATCAGTTGTTCGGAAAGGCGGCGTTATCTTTCCAAGTGTCAAGAACAAACCAGCAGTAGTAAATAACACATTTACCAATGATATAATTACACTAAAGGATGTTAAG GGTTTCTCCTGTGTAGATATCTTAAATGCTGGCATGAAACAGTCTGGAGTATTTTACCTACAAATTCGTGGAACAACATATTGGTTCTTAAAGGTGTATTGTGAACAGGGTATCTCAGATGGTGGTTGGACG GTGATTCAACGGCGGGATGATTTTGGAGAGCCGCGTGAAAACTTCAATCGCGATTGGGCGGACTATAAAAATGGATTTGGTGAGCCTGCAAAAGAGTTTTGGTTAGGCaacgaaaatatttatatgctgaCAAATAATGAAGACTACGCATTGCGGGTAGAACTAGAGGATTTCGAAGGTAACAAGCG GTTTGCACAGTATTCGCATTTTAAAATACACTCGGAGGCAGATTATTATAAGCTGGAAATCGATGGATACGAAGGAAACGCTGGTGATTCATTAAATGATCCATGGTATGGCTCCAACAATAGCCCATTCTCAACATACAACAAAGATAATGATCGAAGCTCGCTCAACTGTGCAAGTATGCTAAAG GGCGGCTGGTGGTGGAAGTCATGTGGTCGTGGATTAAACGGACTTTATCTGCATGATCCTCAAGACTTGACTGCCCGACAGGGTATTGTATGGTTTCGTTGGCGGGGCTGGGACTACACTTTGAAAAAAGCAACTATGATGATACGACCTCGGATGCCCCAACCACAGACCCTGGGCTCAGTGACTGCAAATTAG
- the LOC6626403 gene encoding MOXD1 homolog 1: MLLHIFARIWFIVVFIRQNVNCAHHSYEDRRDSASHASVRHQNWQRLEMMDRNGLYWLEWQIKENYIYFKVTVNTRGFIGLGFSQKDGRMYSADMVLLWVDDQTGKPNALDCHGSIQHAHGAPIQDDTQNYNVIDGYQNGTHTYVAFKRLLETCDPYDIPLGHDTIKVLWSFGKIDPIHGNLEGHGQNRGAKPLLLMNPVFRKQNKTNNQLTHQWDIVVNNVTLEPSMDTLYWCKIIRAPILHRKHHIIGYEPLLTHVSTADDTVVHHMTLFECSAKSYPGSDSESWDVWVRSTGTVCNSNSLTPRDWDSCSTPVAVWSVGSTGQFLPHHVGIPIGGSSGVKYYMLEIHYDNPKALRAVDHSGFRIHYTPQLRANDGGIIISGVSISDTQIIPPGQKLYRNVGICGPSCSNVLFPEDGIKIISGTLHTHRAGRKMSLRHIRGGKELQRIIEDDNYDYKYQQFHQLANETVVLPGDFIITDCAYDTTHRKRATFGGYSTKHEMCLSFITYYPKIELAGCYSMTPVREFFEMFGVNQFYSLNMTDVENLFLYNGNLLDYMPNTIYAKTKPNQTNMSAEDIVVEGSLLNKLLISDPVEFHDRTFLSHINQLPWSEPLFTKRVEHAMITGKHMTFCRVSNESMSIPSEIIRYPNFTSFVKPPSSCTYNLLIDSIQLNSNGSRSVAPLSLSLLLVGICVKNI; the protein is encoded by the exons ATGTTGCTGCACATTTTCGCAAGGATATGGTTTATTGTCGTTTTCATACGGCAAAACGTTAACTGTGCGCACCACAGCTATGAGGATCGTAGGGATTCCGCTTCACACGCATCTGTCCGCCATCAGAACTGGCAGAGACTTGAAATGATGGACAGGAATGGCTTGTACTGGCTCGAGTGGCAAATCAaggaaaattatatttactttaaggTAACTGTAAATACGCGTGGCTTTATTGGCCTTGGATTTTCACAAAAAGACGGCCGCATGTACAGTGCGGATATGGTATTGTTATGGGTCGATGATCAGACTGGAAAACCAAACGCACTC GATTGTCATGGCTCAATACAACATGCGCATGGAGCACCTATACAGGATGATACGCAAAACTACAACGTTATCGATGGCTACCAAAATGGCACGCATACTTATGTCGCATTTAAGCGTTTGCTTGAAACGTGTGATCCCTACGATATTCCATTAGGC CATGACACGATTAAAGTTTTGTGGTCTTTTGGCAAAATCGATCCGATACATGGTAATTTAGAGGGACATGGTCAGAATCGTGGTGCTAAGCCACTGCTCTTAATGAATCCAGTTtttcgaaaacaaaataagacaAACAATCAGTTAACTCACCAGTGGGACATTGTTGTTAATAATGTGACTCTTGAGCCTTCGATGGATACTCTCTATTGGtgtaaaataataagagctcCTATTTTGCATCGAAAACACCATATAATTGGTTATGAGCCACTTTTAACACATGTTTC TACAGCGGATGATACAGTTGTCCATCATATGACTCTTTTTGAATGCTCCGCGAAATCATATCCTGGTTCAGATTCCGAGTCGTGGGACGTTTGGGTAAGAAGTACTGGCACTGTATGCAACAGCAACTCGTTGACGCCACGGGACTGGGATTCTTGTTCCACACCAGTGGCCGTTTGGTCTGTCGGTTCTACAGGCCAATTTTTGCCTCACCATGTTGGCATACCAATAGGTGGCTCCTCGGGCGTCAAATATTATATGCTCGAAATACATTATGATAATCCAAAGGCTTTGCGCG CCGTAGATCATTCCGGATTTAGAATTCACTATACGCCTCAACTACGTGCCAACGATGGGGGTATCATAATCAGCGGAGTTTCTATTTCCGACACCCAAATTATTCCACCTGGACAAAAGTTGTACCGTAATGTTGGTATTTGTGGACCTTCATGTTCAAATGTA TTGTTTCCCGAGGAtggcattaaaattatatCTGGTACTCTTCATACGCACCGCGCTGGTCGCAAAATGAGCCTGCGACATATTCGAGGCGGCAAGGAATTGCAACGCATCATTGAAGATGATAACTATGATTATAAATATCAGCAATTTCACCAGCTGGCTAACGAGACGGTTGTCCTGCCTGGAGATTTTATTATTACAGACTGCGCCTATGACACGACGCATCGTAAAAGAGCCACATTCGGTGGATACTCGACTAAACATGAAATGTGTTTGTCTTTTATCACATATTATCCGAAAATCGAATTGGCTGGTTGTTACAGCATGACGCCAGTGCGTGAATTTTTTGAGATGTTCGGAGTTAATCAGTTCTATTCATTAAATATGACTGATGtggaaaatttgtttttatacaacGGAAATCTCTTAGATTACATGCCAAATACGATATATGCGAAAACAAAGCCTAACCAAACCAATATGAGCGCTGAAGACATAGTCGTCGAAGGATCTTTATTAA ACAAACTGCTAATTTCGGATCCGGTAGAATTTCATGATCGCACATTCCTTTCACATATAAATCAGCTACCTTGGTCAGAGCCATTATTCACAAAACGCGTGGAGCATGCTATGATAACAGGAAAGCATATGACTTTTTGTCGTGTTTCCAACGAGTCGATGTCAATC CCCTCCGAGATAATACGTTATCCTAACTTCACGTCATTTGTTAAACCACCCAGCAGTTGCACATACAACCTTTTAATCGATagcattcaattaaattcaaacGGTTCCAGATCGGTGGCACCTTTGTCGTTAAGTTTGCTGCTAGTTGGAATTTGTGTTAAGAATATTTAA